The proteins below are encoded in one region of Aquisphaera giovannonii:
- a CDS encoding alpha/beta hydrolase — translation MFKPTLTFLIAVLACSCALAQPPTRRFDAPGAPPFRVLGEGENPPLDARDNFVIGPKYVPAPERKKVEGVPEGRVRQLEIDSKETRLFNPGIARNAFGKVDPNNPKTLIVETHPIDYRRKVGVYVPAQYKEGAEAPFMVVHDGPGQAAGYRTILDNLIHRKRIPPIVLIAVGNGGGDAQGHERGREYDNMNGDYAEYIETEVLPRVEKECGVKLTKDPDGRAAMGNSSGGSAALIMAWFRNDLYHRVLTTSGTFVNQAWPFDPKYPDGAWGFHETLIPGSPKKPIRIFLSVGDADLLNPNVMRDGMHDWVEANHRMAKVLKDKGYEYQYLFCRGAKHSVSNAQQQFLPHAIEWVWKGYAPRAAE, via the coding sequence ATGTTCAAGCCGACGCTGACGTTCCTGATCGCGGTCCTCGCATGCTCCTGCGCCCTGGCCCAGCCGCCGACGCGCCGGTTCGACGCCCCGGGCGCCCCGCCGTTCCGGGTCCTGGGGGAGGGCGAGAACCCGCCGCTCGACGCCCGCGACAACTTCGTCATCGGGCCCAAGTACGTGCCCGCGCCGGAGCGCAAGAAGGTCGAGGGGGTCCCCGAGGGGAGGGTGCGGCAGTTGGAGATCGACTCGAAGGAGACGAGGCTCTTCAACCCCGGCATCGCCCGCAACGCGTTCGGGAAGGTGGACCCGAACAACCCGAAGACGCTGATCGTCGAGACGCACCCCATCGACTACAGGAGGAAGGTCGGCGTCTACGTCCCCGCCCAGTACAAGGAAGGGGCCGAGGCGCCGTTCATGGTCGTCCACGACGGCCCCGGCCAAGCCGCCGGCTACCGGACGATCCTCGACAACCTGATCCACCGGAAGCGGATCCCGCCGATCGTCCTCATCGCCGTCGGCAACGGCGGAGGCGACGCCCAGGGGCACGAGCGCGGCCGGGAATACGACAACATGAACGGCGACTACGCCGAGTACATCGAAACCGAGGTCCTGCCGCGGGTGGAGAAGGAATGCGGGGTGAAGCTGACGAAGGACCCGGACGGCCGCGCGGCGATGGGGAACAGCTCCGGCGGCTCCGCGGCGCTCATCATGGCCTGGTTCCGCAACGACCTCTACCACCGCGTGCTGACGACATCGGGCACGTTCGTGAACCAGGCCTGGCCGTTCGATCCCAAGTACCCGGACGGCGCCTGGGGCTTCCACGAGACCCTCATCCCCGGCAGCCCGAAGAAGCCGATCCGCATCTTCCTCTCCGTCGGCGACGCGGACCTGCTCAACCCCAACGTGATGCGCGACGGGATGCACGACTGGGTCGAGGCCAACCACCGCATGGCGAAGGTGCTGAAGGACAAGGGCTACGAGTACCAGTACCTGTTCTGCCGCGGGGCCAAACACAGCGTCAGCAATGCCCAGCAGCAGTTCCTCCCGCACGCCATCGAATGGGTGTGGAAGGGGTACGCTCCCAGGGCTGCCGAGTAA
- a CDS encoding MBOAT family O-acyltransferase, whose protein sequence is MLFSSPTFLFLFLPILLGGYFLVRDSLLNLLLLLASLIFYIWGEGTYVLVMLGIIGLNYALGRALERIEGPGRRKLLLAAGVVINLGILVAFKYANFLVNNLNVLVGACGVSPIHLEPVHLPLGISFFTFHAISYIVDISRRQVAAGGPLNFALYMTFFPHSIAGPIVRYSDIAGQLRKRVVTSHDFALGARRFILGLAKKMLIANPVAQVADTVFGLPGGELTAALSWLGIACYTLQIYFDFSGYSDMAIGLAKLFGIDFLENFDHPYLSQSVTEFWRRWHISLSSWFRDYVYIPLGGNRRGSLRLYANLLVVFCLCGMWHGASWNFLLWGLFHGGLLAFERVGYGRRLETRWVPLRHAYTMLMVMIGWVLFRADSMEHAGTFLRAMAGLGTGTGRVYHPALYLDRLVILAMVAGVLGSMPLLAWLARTRDDLLESTGGWARSGFRAAFALADVAALSLLFLASSMFLAAGTHNPFIYFRF, encoded by the coding sequence ATGCTCTTCAGTTCTCCGACTTTCCTGTTCCTGTTCCTCCCGATCCTCCTGGGCGGCTACTTCCTTGTACGGGACAGCCTGCTCAACCTGCTGCTGCTCCTGGCGAGCCTGATCTTCTACATCTGGGGCGAGGGAACCTACGTCCTGGTGATGCTCGGCATCATCGGGCTCAATTACGCGCTGGGGAGGGCCCTGGAGCGGATCGAGGGCCCGGGCCGCCGGAAGCTCCTCCTCGCGGCAGGGGTGGTCATCAACCTGGGGATCCTGGTCGCGTTCAAGTATGCCAACTTCCTGGTCAACAACCTCAACGTCCTGGTGGGAGCCTGCGGCGTGTCGCCTATCCACCTCGAGCCGGTGCACCTGCCGCTGGGGATTTCGTTCTTCACCTTCCACGCGATCAGCTACATCGTCGACATCTCGAGGCGGCAGGTGGCGGCGGGCGGGCCGCTGAACTTCGCGCTGTACATGACCTTCTTCCCCCACTCGATCGCCGGCCCGATCGTCCGGTACAGCGACATCGCGGGCCAGCTCCGCAAGCGGGTCGTCACCTCGCACGACTTCGCCCTCGGGGCTCGGCGGTTCATCCTGGGCCTGGCCAAGAAGATGCTGATCGCCAACCCGGTCGCCCAGGTCGCCGACACCGTCTTCGGCCTGCCCGGCGGCGAGCTGACCGCCGCGCTGTCTTGGCTGGGGATCGCCTGCTACACGCTGCAGATCTACTTCGACTTCTCCGGCTACTCCGACATGGCCATCGGCCTGGCGAAGCTCTTCGGCATCGATTTCCTGGAGAACTTCGACCACCCCTACCTGTCGCAGTCGGTGACCGAGTTCTGGCGGCGGTGGCACATCTCGCTGTCGAGCTGGTTCCGGGACTACGTCTACATCCCGCTGGGCGGCAACCGCCGCGGGTCGTTGCGACTCTACGCGAACCTGCTGGTCGTCTTCTGCCTGTGCGGGATGTGGCACGGCGCGAGCTGGAACTTCCTCCTCTGGGGGCTGTTCCACGGCGGCCTCCTGGCGTTCGAGCGGGTCGGGTACGGGCGGCGGCTGGAGACGCGGTGGGTACCGCTGCGGCACGCCTACACGATGCTGATGGTCATGATCGGCTGGGTCCTCTTCCGGGCCGATTCGATGGAGCACGCCGGCACCTTCCTGCGGGCGATGGCCGGGCTCGGGACCGGGACCGGGCGGGTGTACCACCCGGCCCTCTACCTCGACCGGCTCGTGATCCTGGCCATGGTCGCGGGCGTGCTGGGCTCGATGCCCTTGCTGGCATGGCTGGCCCGGACTCGGGACGACCTGCTGGAGTCGACCGGGGGCTGGGCGCGGTCGGGGTTCCGGGCCGCATTCGCCCTGGCGGACGTCGCCGCGCTGTCGCTGCTGTTCCTGGCCTCGTCGATGTTCCTGGCCGCCGGGACCCACAACCCCTTCATCTACTTCCGATTCTGA
- a CDS encoding RNA recognition motif domain-containing protein, which yields MGKKLYVGNLTYQVTESDLEALFAPFGTVQSAQIIVDRDTNRSKGFGFVEMDTDAEAQAAIAALNEQPHNGRNLTVNEAKPREPRSGGGGYGSGGGYGGGRNRY from the coding sequence TTGGGCAAGAAACTTTACGTCGGGAACCTGACCTACCAGGTCACTGAATCCGACCTCGAGGCGTTGTTCGCCCCGTTCGGCACGGTCCAGAGCGCCCAGATCATCGTCGACCGGGACACGAACCGGTCGAAGGGATTCGGCTTCGTGGAGATGGACACCGACGCCGAGGCGCAGGCGGCCATCGCAGCCCTCAACGAGCAGCCCCACAACGGCCGGAACCTGACCGTCAATGAGGCCAAGCCTCGCGAGCCGCGCAGCGGCGGGGGCGGCTACGGTAGCGGCGGCGGCTACGGCGGCGGTCGCAACCGCTATTGA